From the genome of Seriola aureovittata isolate HTS-2021-v1 ecotype China chromosome 6, ASM2101889v1, whole genome shotgun sequence, one region includes:
- the LOC130170926 gene encoding serine/arginine-rich splicing factor 11-like, with translation MNSNTHVIQVTNVSPSTTSEQMRTLFGFLGNIEELKLFPPDDSPLPVTSRVCFVKFLESESVGVSQHLTNTVFVDRALIVVPFAEGVIPDESKAMSLLAPANAVAGMMPGGGLLPTPNPLASMGGTPFGGLGAPNMEQMAAMGMPGPNMNPQALSADFLKLMQSMDPKLNPLAAGLNLNPGLKTDASNKEIEEAMKRVREAQSLISAAIEPGNKKDDKRKHSRSRSRSRRRRSRSRSRHRRSKSRSRRRSHSRSRRRSKSPRRRRSHSRDRSRRSRSRDRRKEEKSKKRSKTPPKSYSSARRSRSISRRHRRSRSASRSPRRRLSRSPSPRRHKKEKKKDKDREKDRDRERREDRDRSRDERERSTSKKKKSKDKERDRDRKSDSEKGDVKVTRDYDEEEQGYDSEKEGEEEDDERKSDSDSASSPKGQEEMERSEGQIPKKSKLNGDDHHQEDMEMSD, from the exons ATGAACTCCAACACGCACGTCATTCAGGTGACAAATGTCTCCCCGAGCACAACGTCCGAACAAATGAGGACTCTGTTCGGATTCCTCGGAAATATAGAGGAACTGAAGCTGTTTCCACCTGA tgacTCTCCCTTGCCTGTGACTTCACGTGTCTGTTTTGTAAAGTTCCTTGAGTCTGAATCGGTGGGAGTTTCTCAACACCTGACGAACACCGTCTTCGTGGACAGAGCCTTGATCGTGGTCCCTTTTGCTGAAG gAGTCATTCCTGATGAATCTAAAGCTATGTCCCTGCTGGCTCCAGCGAATGCCGTGGCAGGAATGATGCCTGGTGGAGGCCTTCTTCCAACACCCAACCCTTTGGCATCA ATGGGAGGGACGCCATTTGGAGGTCTTGGAGCTCCCAACATGGAGCAAATGGCTGCCATGGGAATGCCGGGACCAAACATGAACCCCCAG gctcTCTCTGCTGACTTCCTGAAGCTCATGCAGTCCATGGACCCCAA ATTGAATCCATTAGCGGCTGGACTGAACTTGAATCCAGGACTCAAGACTGATGCCTCCAATAAGGAGATTGAAGAGGCCATGAAGAGAGTCCGAGAGGCCCAGTCTCTCATTTCTGCAGCCATTGAACCAGGAA ATAAGAAAGATGACAAGCGTAAACATTCCCGCTCCCGTTCACGGTCTCGGCGCAGACGGTCCAGATCTCGCTCGAGACACAG ACGTTCGAAGAGCAGGTCTCGGCGGAGGTCCCATTCAAGGAGTAGGAGGAGGTCCAAGAGCCCACGAAGGAGGCGATCTCACTCCCGGGATAGAAGCCGCCGCAGTAGATCGAG GGacaggagaaaggaggaaaagtcaaagaaaaggtCCAAGACGCCCCCCAAGAGCTACAGCAGTGCCAGGAGGTCTCGAAGCATCAGTCG GAGGCACAGGCGAAGCCGCAGTGCGTCTCGCTCCCCCAGGAGGAGGCTGTCCAGGTCTCCATCACCCAGACG TCacaagaaagagaagaagaaggacaagGATCGTGAGAAGGACCGGGatagagaaaggagggaggacagggaCCGGAGCAGAGACGAAAGAGAACGCTCCActagtaagaagaagaagagcaaggACAAGGAGCGAGATCGAGACCGCAAGTCTGATAGTGAGAAAGGAGATGTTAAG GTGACTCGGGATTATGATGAGGAGGAACAAGGTTATGACAGtgaaaaagaaggagaggaggaggacgacgagAGGAAGAGCGACTCTGACTCTGCTTCATCTCCCAAAGgccaggaggagatggagagatcAGAGGGCCAAATTCCCAAAAAGTCCAAACTAAATGGAGACGATCACCATCAGGAAGACATGGAGATGAGCGATTAA